Proteins encoded together in one Microcebus murinus isolate Inina chromosome 18, M.murinus_Inina_mat1.0, whole genome shotgun sequence window:
- the OMG gene encoding oligodendrocyte-myelin glycoprotein, with protein sequence MALMEYQTLKMSPCLFILLFLTPGILCICPLQCICTERHRHVDCSGKNLTTLPSGLQENIIYLNLSYNHFTDLHNQLTQYTNLRTLDISNNRLESLPAQLPRSLWNMSAANNNIKLLDKSDTAYQWNLKYLDVSKNMLEKVVLIKNTLRSLEVLNLSSNKLWTVPTNMPSKLLIVDLSHNSLTQILPGTLINLTNLTHLYLHNNKFTFIPDQSFDQLFQLQEITLYNNRWSCDHKQNITYLLKWMMETKAHVVGTPCSNQISSLKEHTIYPTPSGFTSSVFTVSGMQTVDTINSLSMVTQPKVTKIPKQYRTRETTFGATLSKDTTFTSTDKAFVPYPEDTSTETIKTHEAAAATLTIHLQDGMVTNTSLTSSTKSSPTPMTLSITSGMPNNFSEMPQQSTTLNLRREETTTNVKTRLPSVASAWKVNASFLLMLNVVVMLAV encoded by the exons ATG GCTTTGATGGAATATCAGACATTGAAAATGTCTCCCTGCCTGTTCATCCTTCTGTTTCTCACTCCTGGTATTTTGTGCATTTGTCCTCTCCAATGTATATGTACAGAGAGGCACAGGCATGTGGATTGTTCAGGCAAAAACTTGACTACATTACCATCTGGACTGCAAGAGAATATTATATACTTAAACCTGTCTTATAACCACTTTACTGATCTGCATAACCAGTTAACCCAATATACCAATCTGAGGACCCTGGATATTTCAAACAACAGGCTTGAAAGCTTGCCTGCTCAGTTACCTCGGTCTCTCTGGAACATGTCTGCTGCTAACAACAACATTAAACTTCTTGACAAATCTGATACTGCTTATCAATGGAACCTTAAATATCTGGATGTTTCTAAGAACATGCTGGAAAAGGTTGTCCTCATTAAAAATACACTAAGAAGTCTCGAGGTTCTCAACCTCAGTAGTAACAAACTTTGGACGGTTCCAACCAACATGCCCTCCAAACTACTTATTGTAGACCTGTCTCATAATTCCTTGACACAAATCCTTCCAGGAACATTAATAAACCTCACAAATCTCACACATCTTTACCTGCACAACAATAAGTTCACATTCATTCCAGATCAATCTTTTGATCAACTCTTTCAGTTGCAAGAGATAACTCTTTACAATAACAGGTGGTCATGTGACCACAAACAAAACATTACTTACTTATTGAAGTGGATGATGGAAACAAAAGCCCATGTGGTAGGGACTCCCTGTTCTAACCAAATATCATCTTTAAAGGAACATACCATATATCCCACACCTTCTGGATTTACGTCAAGCGTATTCACTGTAAGTGGGATGCAGACAGTGGACACTATTAATTCTCTGAGCATGGTAACTCAACCCAAAGTGACCAAAATACCCAAACAATATCGAACAAGGGAAACAACGTTTGGTGCCACTCTAAGCAAAGACACCACCTTTACTAGCACTGATAAGGCTTTTGTGCCCTATCCAGAAGATACATCCACAGAAACCATCAAAACACATGAAGCAGCAGCTGCAACTCTAACTATTCATCTCCAAGATGGAATGGTTACAAACACAAGCCTCACTAGCTCAACAAAATCATCCCCAACACCCATGACCCTAAGTATCACTAGTGGCATGCCAAATAATTTCTCTGAAATGCCTCAACAAAGCACAACCCTTAACTTACGGAGGGAAGAGACAACCACAAATGTAAAGACTCGCTTACCTTCTGTGGCAAGTGCTTGGAAAGTCAATGCTTCATTTCTCTTAATGCTCAATGTTGTGGTCATGCTGGCTGTCTGA